aggatcttttacggttaaatattcagattttaacccctcatggagatgatggcgaaggaaaatcatagccttggccttattttgttttgtttcagtattttgatctttgatggtgtctccaagacccatagcatctaaatggatttcagcatcaagaatccatgacaaatagttttttccagaaatatcaagtgccacaaaatcaagttttgcaagGTTTGCCATGGATAAAACTATATCAATATAAAGTGTAAATTATtagacatatacataaactttgaaaaaaaaatacaacaaaatatagtacaatatagaataagataataagattaaacaatataatatgataaacaaatcaacacacatatataatatataagcatctatatagatatatataagcatagacatatattgtataaatattaattcattaaaaaaaaatggctaactCGAatgtgtttcagtcagatgagtatatatatacacatatatatttagtgtatcatgaCTTTGAAGCAATTCGAGATCACATAACAAAAACATTGTCATACCTTGGTTAGaggctcgtgctgataacgtgttataaaatattagtattatgtaatattataatttagagaaagaaaatagagaagagatgagaattttctgagtgatttattccaataggtgatctcctatttatacacataaaagagtcaaatattaagaaactaagagaaagggaaactaagaaaaagggaatgttgattacattaatggaaataaataaaagatttggacatccacataattaatactatttataacaaatatctatatattcattttagggaaaaaaacagaaaaatacaaaaaaaagaaaaaaaaattacaaaatactttgggccggcccattaaacatttatacagtccacatacaaatatttacaaaaataccacatgcactaagccttcagctgtacagagcgaaccatgaaggtgAAAATACCgcgatcgtttcaaaaccgcaaaacaaccaaaataaaaccaaaacgataaaaatacaactatttattctggcgaaatcaactggaaaagaagacctgcaatgatctaaacagaaaatgacgaaaaaaatcagaaaaactgtgaagaaactgaaattacacatttgttttctattttattcgatcaaaataactccccctaatatcgaaatctatattcatgaaatgtagatctgtaacaaacagatctggagatcccaccaaatccaaaacaatgtatgatgtgaaaatttaaaaaaaaacctcatgaataatacatctacgttatatacagttgcattttgattgattactggtttccaatatatatattttttagaaacacaataagaagagtaaattcgaattaaggtacaaccagttacgtataagtctgtttattttttgttttggttgccttatagttgcattatcgttttatgttagtttatatattatgcaggaatttaatttgacggggactaagaaatagtagttatacatagtaagttttgtgcaaaatagttgcatattagttttataatgaaataacatatgcacgtagcaaaactataataaaactacaaaacaactgtatacaaactaaaatacaggaaaaactctttgaacatcaacatccatggtAAATctaattgttacccattgatgatataaaaatggacaggaaataactagacaaaaaacatattaaaaaaaatacatacagaaggtgtttacTGTAAGTGTCGTGTTTTGTGTGGCAAATTAGATAATACTTTTGTTTAGTATTTCTGCAACAGCATTTGTTTTTCTAACATCTTTTCTGTAGTTAGTTGCATCTGTTTTCACTAATTTCATTTTAGTGCCATGTCAGCTTTCTGCAAGATTGTTAGTTTGTACCAGCTGTACTTTGCTGGTTGGTTAGTTAGTCAGGTTTATTATCTTCAGTATATAAATTCTGTCAGAACCGTTGTGCTAACTAACTCTCTTCTGTTAGAATCTTCTTCTTGATTCTTGCTCTGCTAGGGCAACATTTTTCTGTGTTTGTTTCATGTATGTGCAAATTGATATTTCGATGATCTTCCTGAGGTCGAAGATGGAGATTGAATCTGCCTGATCTGAAGAGAGTTCAGATCAATCTGCTGAAAGTGATTCAGCTGTCTGAATGATCAGAGTTCGTGTGTACAGAGATCTTTTGGTGATTAGATCTTGATACTTGAGTGTGTTCAAGTATTAGGTAACATTGTATGAAAGTCAATTTAGATTACATTGTTTGATTTGAAGAATCAGAACTGGTAATTGTAATTGAATTGATTTTATAGTGGATGTTACTTTACCCGGTTcaagggaacccaagcactactcTGTTGGAATGCGTTTCCAATGCAGAGGAAGCTTGTAAATtctttgttctttgatttactcTTTGCTTAATTCACAGAAATAATCAATTTAGGTTATTTGAACTAAATCAGTAGTAATTAGGACTTTCATTTACACTactaaaaaactatgaaaaaactattacaaaatgagaaataatcaaatgaagaaattgaaatgaaaaacaataaaacatctggaaaaataaaaatagaaaaaaaaaacaacaaaatgaaacagaaattaagactaaacaaacgaaaatgaaaaacccataaaagaacatataaattaaactaaaaaaatagaagccctaaaaaaccaaacaaaacaaaaagaaatattaaaaggaaaaacctaaaatagtaaaatcgataaacacaaaatacactaatgtcaaatacgaaaaaatttcaaaaaagggggaaaccaaaaagaaaccgaaaaaaaaCCTGAGATCGAAGACCACCACcaacttgattatttttttgagaaacaTCTTCAGGAATTTTTTCCTGGGTAGCCACCTTCGATTTCTTCTTTGGAGGAGGTCGCTTACGTTTAGAAaatggaggagcaaaatcagaGTCATCCTCCTCAACAACAAGTCGTTTACCATTGTTCTATTAGCTAAagatttcaatcccattttaaaGCTTTTCTTTTGAACAGGGGAAGGAGTTGATGAAGAACGAGTTAcaactatatttatatatcactactacaatatgaacctttagcttccctttttttaacccattttataaaaagggaagctaaagggtgtgagaACACCCACCAgattcgaaattgacatttagaggcggttttttggtaaaaaaccgtaggtatatatattactaAACCCTATCCCGTCGGTTGAAAATTGGGATTTTTTAAGGGTTTTTGGgagaccctatgccgtcggttcctagcaaagaaccgacggcataggtgcACACTTTATTGACACGTGTgcacctatgccgtcggttctgtgctaggaaccgacggcatagggtctcCCCTCTATAACCCTCTGCatcgtcttcttcttcctcacttCTTCTTCTCCAGCCTACCCAGCCACTTACAGCAGAGAGAAACCCACGaaaaccctcgccaaccaccTCTAAaaacccacatatctctctcaTTTCTTCACCATTTCACCTCATTTTTGTCTTAAAAGTTTCTATTTTCAATATCTAATCCCATACACTAAAAAAGTTTTGTTTTTTCACCCATTTACACTGTACCCGaacctattttaaaaaaaggtgGTGGTTTAACTCCGACCACCGCTTTTAGCGGAGAAATCGTTCAATCTCAACGttcattaaggtataaatatgaattctgttcattttattaatgtacattggtattatttcgtttttgtaaattttttttaggattttttcattttattaatattatattgtgtgtgcTATAGGTGGCCGGATTTTTGGTCGCAATTTGTCGCCGGATtgcgtttataaggtaaatatttatttacttgatatataatatatatatgtatatattttgtattttattattgaatatgtgtttatatatatgttgtgtgtatatatattgtgtatatactatttgtgtattttgtgtatttgtattgtatatatatttgttgtgaatgagaatgagaggtagtaggaatttaattagtttagagttaaagtttttaaaataatggtagtgTGATATTTagttgattatatatgtatatatatatatgtatatgttatttttaaaaaaaattatggaaattagtaactagtaacttgctactttgtttaataactagtaagtaatttaataattaaaattttaatttggttgTATATTGCATTATGTTATAGGTTGTGTGCTAATATTTGAGAGTCGATCGACATATTTCGGTGTTGATCGGATTTGCAATAGGTATATCCATCCGCTAACCTtttgttagtataattaattatcaatgtatgcttagttgagtttgaatatcttaaatattcatccgtagtgaagtaggttctgcgaatacatgtactgcggtcggattggtggataaattttgtattgtttatgttagtttctttgttacgtattgttatatttgttacgtttgttactttaggcacttttaaaaattttgggaacgtccaattacggTAGTTATCTTgccaaaatttcggtagaatttggatcaaatttcggtagaatttagtGTTATTAGTAGCATGATATTcaattttgtttgttaatggtgtagatatGGCCAACTCGAGTTCGGGATCTGATTCAGACCCAGAGGCAGAGTGTCCAACcacaatacctacacgagggccgacgcaaatgaatgaaatatccaaactaatggatcagggcaaaagagtggccctcgaagTTAATGATAAAGGTCAATACTGTGGAAAAAGCTATGCGAAGATCGTATCCACTCTAGGAGTCAGATGTCGGCAGACAATAGGGTTGGCTTATAAAaactggaaagaagtcaacccgactctgaaaaataaagtttggaaagacattcaggtaagctattatttgttagaattttgatttgtttttctattactccaaatgttgactctacccgtgtttgttttccttcaaaatagacggggttcattgtgccggacaccttcaaacatgattgtctcatcctagctgggaagttaatgaaagacttcaagaataggatgacaaaagacatcataatgcccgcgttgaaagagaatgatcCGGGACGGCGGCACAAGTCTACGAAAAGCACCCCGAGATCGACGCCGCCgattggtgcaaatttgttgaaagtcgactaactccGAATTTAcggtacgctaattatattaacactaagataaactcttaaatacaagtacatgtatctaatgtatttttttggcattgtaggaattgagtaaggtgcaacgtgaacgttcctcaaaaattcaatccagacatcgaagtggtcggagtggaatggtgaacgtacgggaagttgtggtaagtaatacttaaaatttaatgtgctaaaatgtgctatacaatttaattggtactcatttcattgttataacgttatgtagaaaaaggacctcgaagttgcagatcccccccgccaccgtgtttggattaaatctcgcaccaagagtagaaaacttgtcactgattacgacaaggaaattgcagagaagatagtaagtatatattaatccttaattgagttctactcatgagttagtgtatataattcatatactaattgcttgaatatatgcgtgcattaggctcaattagaagagaagcttagtcagggacaaattcaggtccagggccaaaacgatatcctgacgcaggcgctcgggacaccagagcatcctggacgtgtcagggctgctgggtatgctattacttcaaatgttatttatttagttacacaaataaaatcgttgctaattttcttttttatgatttgtaggttccttACTAGAgcatctcaactgttcggcaggaagaaaagggaagtgtctgatgttgtggctcggcaagcgaaggagattgaaaaattaaaagccgaagtccaatcccttaagcagcagaggaacgctgccgaacaagaggaagaaggagaggtggctggtgaggcgtatgttccacagccatacgctcctcaggatgaggtacaaccacaaatttatgctgaggagtttatttccctcaacgaccaaggtatcctatacaattttgatgaccatgcggcccttaatcagcaagtacatctctgctctgacaacatcgacaatattgtggcccgagggtatttgtacgagcatgtgggtacgatcaaagttcactgccaggattacgatgattcacatgcccggATCATGGTTTTggaaatcctgcaagaggacgctgaaatcccagtcccaattgaagagtgcagatatgttagggacgtataccagatgttccttccttggcctaaacacttaattttaacaaccgaggtaacttctcaactcaaattaattattaatgattagtggagtttgaatatcttaaatattcatccgtaatgaagtaggttctgcgaatatatgtgctgcggtgggatggatgaaaaaactactgttatatatgtgttatttgtcatTATACAGctatgttcaaaatttttggggtcattcaattacaaccgttatgctgccgaaatttcggtagaatttggatttaatttgatatatatatatattatgttctgttttgtttagggtccactcgctcaaccgccctcaagacgtgatgcgtcaaaggggaaagctccgatgctttctccacaaggccgtggtgcacgggaagatgacttgttcacggaagagaagatggcgttgatccctaattcgctaaaatggatgattcatgaattcctaaggctcaaagataaacgtgatataatcacaattcctgtccctcgaggattcattgcaccgcgtacccagatcacgttatctggagaggatttgcagcaggttgctacgtgtgactacatcggcaaccagggaatgttgtttggaatgatgtatactcttctttaatctaattaaccttatatcaaattatagttaaattattataaggcactaacactttttttggcaggcacatatgggagagcatcaacggtctgagaaaaattttcaagttttacgacccagagcttctcacagTGCATGGGATCAACGATGAAGAACGTAGTCGatcttttgacgatgcggcaagacgattggctaattggttatcattaatgaacaacaaccaccaaatgttctttattccttggaatatcgggtaaactttattaaattctttagtgctaattgttcatttctatattatgtcttcaaattatttttatactatcttacttatattccaatataattttctaggatgcattggacgctagtggtggttgcgccaaggaaaattatccatttaaaccctgtaaaaggctgcccaattcccgaagtaatagaacaaatgatcggaaggtaataatttaatgacttcttatgtaacgactttaaattaactaacgaattgaaatgctaatataattttcccaaacagggcattcatgtatatagggaaCGCACATGAATATCTTGGCCAGTGGCAAGGAATTAaccaagcaaactgtccaagacaacctaaaagccaagaatgcggattttatgttttgaaatatatcactgacatcgtcgcacgtgccaaccccagccgttacatacaagatcaaaaagctgtaagttttaattattgattatagtatataaattctataataataaatatataatatacatatacataaactaatataaatttttaatttttttaacagtttgggggtaagaagcaatacgatccaaaaacagaattgttaccactacagcgaaagtggatcgaacaattgatggcggtgattcacggtgacgattgaggttgaaaggtcgaagaatttttcttcattatgtaatttttatagattaacttgtagttagatttattaactttaatatttttaactaattttacattagtgtttgtgtaatatttaattacttttatgaaattaaattatgtattttacccaaatttaaataatatttgattcacattttaaaaaataaatatgtaatttatattaaataaaataatatataaaattattaaatatataattaaataaaaaaaattttgaaaaaactgAAAATCGCTTGCTTTTGGCGTCGGTTGGTAATTCCCCTATcgcgtcggttattagctaataaccgacgccataggtacccctatggcgtcggttataagctaataaccgacgccataggggtacctatggcgtcggttcatataaaccctttagcgtcgccctgatcagcgtcggtagcgaatttcgcgaaaaccgacgctgaaagggcttaaaaaccgcctctaaagggggtttttgtagtagtgtatggattaagagaaaaataaaaggatAGAAAACGGTTATGAGATTCGGTtaatgggagttgaaaaaaaaattgaagaacaaaaagaagaggAAAAATGGAGTTGAGATCATGGAGAAGAAAGAGTTCTGCTATGgaggttgatattttttttttaaaaaaaaaaaaaaaactaaaaagaaatagaaaataaaaggaaaaagaagagaaaaagagaagaaaatgatcgatgattgattgatagagGTCATAGTTTATTGACATGTAGTGATGCATGCATAAAatgtgtgtgtaagtggtaaaattgtaataaaataaagttgaaGAGTAAAAATGTAGGCTTAACCGTGTGGtagtattttagtaataaaatatgtattttgtatttttagtgtaaaaatttcttCATTTTATTAAGTATCATTcatagataaaataataaatatttcatATCATAAATTTATTTGTAGGGACTGCTTTCTTTATTGAGTATATGCATGCTGAAATTAATAGACAAAATCTTTGAAGAGATACTActaattctttctttatttattgTAATCTTAACTAATTAAGAAGAAATCATGATAATTTCTTTTCAGGGCCGATTTTAAGGTAAAATAGAGTATACCCACGCTTTGGACATCTGAAAAATGACTGCtgcaaattttttataaattatgatTAAATTAGTCGTAATAAGTAAAAGTCGACTCCcttgaattttttataaattataattaagttAGTcgttataaattatataatttgtataaatCTTTGAATAATGAGTGGCGTAGTGGTTGACCACCCTGCTTAGGGCCTTCAAACTCCCCATGTTGGATTTAACCAGGGCCGGCCTTGAGGGTAGGCGGGCTAGGCGTGCGCCTCGAGCCCCCGAACGTTAAGGGTctcgaaattgtaaaaaaaataataataatacatagaTAAAGtgttaaataagaaaaaatataacaaaaactgTTTGGTGTAGTGGTAAAAGGTCTTACTTTAAAGGTCATCGGATCAAAGGAATTGAACCTTTGACCTCTTAAgggttttttaaatttttaccatTACACTAAGCActagaactatcatttttataaTAGTTAAACTACATATATAGGGGccccaaaatttgatttctccTTAAGCCCCATATACCTTAGGACCGGCCCTGGGTTTAACTTTCATTCTCTTCATAGTAATATTTTGGGATAAGTTGAGGAATActtatttttttatctattaatta
This Cannabis sativa cultivar Pink pepper isolate KNU-18-1 chromosome 6, ASM2916894v1, whole genome shotgun sequence DNA region includes the following protein-coding sequences:
- the LOC115717315 gene encoding uncharacterized protein LOC115717315; this translates as MANSSSGSDSDPEAECPTTIPTRGPTQMNEISKLMDQGKRVALEVNDKGQYCGKSYAKIVSTLGVRCRQTIGLAYKNWKEVNPTLKNKVWKDIQTGFIVPDTFKHDCLILAGKLMKDFKNRMTKDIIMPALKENDPGRRHKFLTRASQLFGRKKREVSDVVARQAKEIEKLKAEVQSLKQQRNAAEQEEEGEVAGEAYVPQPYAPQDEVQPQIYAEEFISLNDQGILYNFDDHAALNQQVHLCSDNIDNIVARGYLYEHVGTIKVHCQDYDDSHARIMVLEILQEDAEIPVPIEECRYVRDVYQMFLPWPKHLILTTEGPLAQPPSRRDASKGKAPMLSPQGRGAREDDLFTEEKMALIPNSLKWMIHEFLRLKDKRDIITIPVPRGFIAPRTQITLSGEDLQQVATCDYIGNQGMLFGMMYTLL